One segment of Gammaproteobacteria bacterium DNA contains the following:
- the bamC gene encoding outer membrane protein assembly factor BamC gives MTPQVTVTGECARIIATVSLSILLGSCGVFGGDDRPAYEQSGETPPLEVPPDLSEPPTDSRMTIPAPEGDTVSAIALARQQEQLLGDDGPAESNGTAVAGVLTEFGEMRVRQDGGARWLEIQADPGILWPRLREFWRESGIEIVRHEPRLGIMETGWIEPDDNDLPGVALRDKYRLRLERQGAGVTNVYLTHQGAEQAGSPDDWEPRPSDLGLEAEYLTRLMVYLGEPRQQAERQLAMARGDATAMHLDKVAGIPVLVVEDQFRSVWQKTGLALDRAGLPVEDEDMVNGAYYIRYRPAAARTAGVLTGLPDDSGVEARLDGNQRYQVHLLDQPGQTLITAHTAAREALPPGAAEEILERLITSMQGGYDASAAVSMLPDGA, from the coding sequence TTGACGCCGCAGGTTACGGTAACTGGCGAGTGCGCGCGCATCATTGCCACGGTTTCGCTGTCGATCCTGCTTGGCAGTTGCGGCGTCTTCGGCGGCGATGACCGGCCAGCCTACGAACAAAGCGGCGAGACGCCGCCGCTGGAAGTCCCGCCGGATCTGAGCGAGCCGCCGACCGACAGCCGCATGACCATTCCGGCGCCGGAGGGCGACACCGTCAGCGCCATAGCACTTGCGCGTCAGCAGGAGCAGCTCCTGGGCGACGACGGACCCGCTGAGTCTAATGGCACCGCGGTCGCCGGCGTGTTGACCGAATTTGGTGAGATGCGCGTACGACAGGATGGCGGTGCGCGCTGGCTTGAGATCCAGGCCGACCCTGGGATTCTGTGGCCCAGGCTGCGCGAATTCTGGCGCGAAAGCGGCATCGAAATCGTGCGCCATGAGCCGCGGCTTGGGATTATGGAGACCGGCTGGATTGAGCCTGACGACAATGATTTACCTGGCGTCGCTCTGCGCGACAAGTATCGGCTGCGCCTGGAGCGCCAGGGTGCTGGTGTCACCAATGTTTATCTGACGCATCAGGGCGCGGAACAGGCGGGCTCGCCGGACGATTGGGAGCCGCGCCCCTCCGATCTGGGCCTGGAAGCTGAGTATCTGACCCGGCTAATGGTTTATTTGGGCGAGCCGCGGCAGCAGGCTGAGCGTCAGCTCGCCATGGCGAGAGGCGATGCGACCGCGATGCACCTGGATAAGGTGGCCGGCATTCCCGTGCTCGTGGTCGAAGATCAGTTCCGCAGTGTCTGGCAGAAGACGGGGCTGGCGCTGGACCGGGCCGGTTTGCCCGTTGAGGACGAGGATATGGTCAACGGCGCGTATTACATTCGGTACCGGCCCGCGGCGGCCAGGACGGCCGGCGTGTTGACCGGATTGCCGGACGACAGTGGGGTCGAGGCGCGGCTGGATGGAAACCAGCGGTACCAGGTGCACCTGCTCGATCAGCCGGGGCAGACCTTGATAACCGCGCACACCGCCGCGCGTGAAGCGTTACCGCCGGGAGCGGCGGAAGAAATCCTCGAACGTCTGATCACATCCATGCAGGGCGGTTATGACGCCAGCGCCGCGGTAAGCATGCTGCCGGACGGAGCGTGA
- a CDS encoding 4-hydroxy-tetrahydrodipicolinate synthase: protein MFEGSMVALVTPMQSDGRLAWDALGALIEFHLDNATDAIIAVGTTGESATLNTEEHCEVILYVIKRVARQVPVIAGTGANSTREAIELTQFALDAGADGALLVTPYYNKPTQEGLFQHYKAVAEAVPIPQILYNVPGRTACDMLPETIGRLAEIDNIVGHKEASTVDRAREVMARCEDGLAVYSGEDANAMEIILSGGRGVISVTANVAPKAMHDMCAAALAGDRDKAAAIDTSIAGLHRDLFLESNPIPVKWALHEMGLIPAGIRLPLTPFSEHLHAQLRESMTLAGVWAA, encoded by the coding sequence ATGTTTGAAGGAAGTATGGTGGCTCTAGTCACGCCGATGCAATCGGATGGCCGGCTGGCTTGGGATGCGCTGGGCGCGCTGATCGAGTTTCATCTGGACAATGCCACCGACGCGATCATAGCCGTCGGCACCACCGGCGAGTCGGCGACGCTCAATACCGAGGAGCACTGCGAAGTCATCCTCTATGTCATCAAACGGGTGGCCCGGCAGGTGCCGGTGATCGCGGGCACCGGCGCGAATTCCACCCGTGAGGCGATCGAACTTACGCAGTTCGCGCTTGATGCTGGCGCCGACGGCGCGCTGCTGGTCACGCCTTACTACAACAAACCCACGCAGGAAGGGTTGTTCCAGCATTACAAAGCCGTGGCCGAAGCCGTTCCTATCCCGCAGATTCTGTACAACGTGCCGGGTCGCACGGCCTGCGACATGCTGCCCGAGACGATCGGGCGGCTGGCCGAAATCGACAACATCGTGGGTCACAAGGAAGCCTCAACCGTCGATCGCGCACGCGAAGTCATGGCGCGCTGCGAAGACGGGCTGGCGGTTTACAGCGGGGAGGACGCGAACGCTATGGAAATAATTTTGAGCGGGGGGCGGGGCGTGATCTCGGTCACCGCCAACGTGGCGCCGAAGGCCATGCACGACATGTGCGCCGCGGCGCTGGCAGGAGATCGCGACAAGGCCGCCGCGATCGACACGAGCATCGCCGGTCTACATCGGGATCTGTTTCTGGAGTCGAATCCGATTCCGGTCAAGTGGGCGCTGCACGAGATGGGGCTGATCCCCGCGGGCATACGATTGCCGCTGACTCCGTTTTCAGAGCACTTGCACGCTCAGTTGCGCGAGTCGATGACGCTGGCCGGAGTATGGGCAGCATGA
- a CDS encoding glycine cleavage system protein R, which yields MTNYLVTSAIGEDRAGTIDRLARAIQEHNCSIEDSRMAVLGGSFAQILLVAGKWNNLAKLESTLANLQDQLHLTITTRHTELRQPPARVLSYTVDVVSLNQPGIVGKLSSFFSTRGINIHDMATSAYRAAHTASHMFSVRMTVDVPSHVQIAQLREDFLDLCDEENLDGVLEPLKL from the coding sequence ATGACCAACTATCTCGTTACATCGGCGATCGGCGAAGATCGCGCCGGCACTATCGACCGGCTGGCTCGCGCCATTCAGGAACACAACTGCAGCATCGAAGACAGCCGCATGGCGGTGCTGGGCGGCAGCTTCGCGCAGATTCTGCTAGTCGCCGGCAAGTGGAACAACCTGGCCAAGCTGGAATCGACGCTCGCCAATCTTCAGGATCAGTTACACCTGACGATCACCACGCGGCATACCGAGCTGCGTCAGCCGCCGGCGCGGGTGCTGTCGTATACCGTCGACGTGGTGTCGTTGAACCAGCCCGGTATCGTCGGCAAGCTGTCGTCGTTTTTCTCGACGCGCGGCATCAACATTCACGACATGGCCACCAGCGCCTATCGCGCCGCGCACACCGCCAGCCACATGTTTTCCGTACGCATGACCGTGGACGTGCCGTCGCACGTGCAGATCGCGCAGCTGCGCGAAGACTTTCTGGATCTTTGCGACGAGGAAAATCTGGATGGGGTGCTGGAACCACTGAAACTGTAA
- a CDS encoding PhoH family protein, producing MAEALASRKHAVSRLFVLDTNVLMHDPAALFRFKEHDIFLPMVVLEELDRAKKGLSEVARNVRQVSRFLDELITGKRDGEIALGLELPIPKTGKHGKPAAISGKLFFQTRILPVALPDSLPGNTSDNTILGTALALQLELPANSVTLVSKDINLRIKAAIVGIHAEDYFSDQVLEDVNLLYSGVAELPADFWETHGKELHAWREEGRTFYKLTGPLVEHWHPNECLALPDTTPLPAIVRSLESDHAVVELAHDYTQPRHTVWGVNALNREQNFALNLLMDPDVDFVSLVGVAGSGKTLLALAAGLSQTLDEQRYREIIMTRATVPLGEDIGFLPGTEEEKMTPWMGALMDNLEVLTRSEEGGDWGRAATADLLRNRIKLRSLNFMRGRTFLSRYLIIDEAQNLTSKQMKTLITRAGPGSKVICLGNVAQIDTPYLTETTSGLTYVVDRFKDWPYSGHITLLRGERYRLADFASEAL from the coding sequence ATGGCCGAAGCTCTCGCCAGTCGCAAGCACGCGGTCAGCCGCCTGTTTGTGCTCGACACTAACGTGCTGATGCACGATCCCGCCGCGCTGTTCCGCTTCAAGGAGCACGACATCTTCCTGCCCATGGTGGTGCTCGAAGAGCTGGATCGCGCCAAGAAAGGCCTGTCGGAGGTCGCGCGCAATGTCCGACAGGTGAGCCGCTTTCTGGATGAACTCATCACCGGCAAGCGCGATGGCGAAATCGCGCTGGGCCTTGAACTTCCCATCCCCAAGACTGGCAAACACGGCAAGCCGGCCGCGATCAGCGGCAAGCTGTTTTTCCAGACACGGATTCTGCCCGTCGCCCTGCCCGACAGCCTGCCCGGCAACACGTCGGACAATACCATTCTGGGCACCGCGCTGGCCTTGCAGCTCGAGCTCCCGGCGAATTCCGTGACCCTGGTATCCAAGGATATCAATCTGCGCATCAAGGCCGCGATCGTCGGCATTCACGCCGAGGATTACTTCAGCGACCAGGTGCTGGAAGACGTCAATCTGCTGTACAGCGGCGTGGCGGAACTGCCCGCGGATTTCTGGGAAACACATGGCAAGGAGTTGCACGCCTGGCGCGAGGAGGGCCGCACCTTTTACAAGCTCACCGGGCCGCTGGTCGAACACTGGCACCCCAACGAATGTCTGGCGCTGCCGGACACCACTCCGTTGCCGGCGATCGTCCGTTCCCTGGAGAGCGATCATGCGGTGGTGGAGCTGGCGCACGATTACACCCAGCCGCGGCATACAGTTTGGGGCGTCAACGCACTCAATCGCGAACAGAATTTTGCGCTCAATCTATTGATGGACCCAGACGTGGATTTCGTGAGTCTGGTGGGTGTGGCGGGCAGCGGCAAAACCCTGCTGGCGCTCGCCGCGGGGCTCTCGCAAACCCTGGACGAACAGCGCTACCGCGAGATCATCATGACTCGGGCGACGGTACCGCTGGGCGAGGACATTGGCTTTCTGCCAGGCACCGAGGAAGAAAAGATGACGCCGTGGATGGGCGCCCTGATGGACAACCTGGAGGTGCTGACCCGTTCAGAGGAAGGCGGCGACTGGGGCCGCGCTGCCACGGCAGACCTGCTGCGCAATCGGATCAAATTGCGCTCGCTCAACTTCATGCGCGGGCGCACTTTTCTAAGCCGCTATCTGATCATCGACGAAGCTCAGAACCTCACGTCCAAGCAGATGAAGACGCTGATTACGCGCGCGGGTCCGGGCAGCAAGGTGATCTGTCTGGGCAATGTCGCGCAGATCGACACGCCGTATCTCACCGAGACGACGTCGGGCCTCACGTATGTGGTGGATCGCTTCAAGGACTGGCCGTACAGCGGGCACATTACCCTACTGCGCGGCGAGCGCTACCGGCTGGCTGATTTCGCCTCCGAGGCGCTTTAG